The stretch of DNA GGGGAGATTCTTGGGACGGGGCTGACCGCGGTATCCTTGGCTCCAGGCCGGCGGGCGGCAAGGCTCCGGGCCAGCATGGGGGCTTCGTGATGACTGTCAAGCAAGAGCGCGGCGAGGGTCCACGCGCGGGCGAGAAGGGGTCCCACGAGGAGGAGGTGAGAGTCCCTGCGCTGAGCTGGGGGAGGCCCCGGGCTCCCGCCCCAGCCTCGAAGCCCCGccccaggctggatttgaattGCTTGTGGCTCCGCCCACAGCCCATTTTCCTCTGGAAGCTGAGACCCCGCCCCGTGCCAGCTGCCACGCCCCTGACAGGTCCTCTGCCACTCTAAGTCCAGGCCCCGCCCACCGCACAATGCCAGCTCTGCCCACTCTAAGGTCTCGCCCACTTCCACTCCTTGGGGGCGGCACCCTCCCCTTGGTCCTGTGGGCCCGTTCTCCAGCAGAAAACCACGCCCACCAAGCAGAGGCCACGCCCACAACCGAAGTCAACGCCAACCCTGTACTCAAACCTCGGCCCATAGTTCCTCAGATCCCCTCACCCCTGGCCAGGGATCCCTCTAACCCACCGTGTCCCGACTGCTGACCGGGCCCTACCTCCATCTTTTCCGGGTTCTTCCTCCCAGCTAGGCCCCGCCCCCATCCCCGCCCATACGCGTTAGGCCCCGCCCATTCCCCTCTGAGCCCTGCCCCAGTACGCCAGGCCCCCCTCCCAACGACGCAGCCCGGTTCTGCAGCCGGTGAAGAAACGCGGCTGGCCCAAGGGCAAGAAGCGGAAGAAGATTCTGCCGAATGGGCCCAAGGCACCGGTCACGGGCTACGTGCGCTTCCTGAACGAGCGGCGCGAGCAGATCCGCACGCGCCACCCGGATCTGCCCTTTCCCGAGATCACCAAGATGCTGGGCGCCGAGTGGAGCAAGCTGCAGCCAACGGAAAAGCAggtgggcggggcggggcggggcgccgAGCAGGTCTGGCGGGGTCCACGGACTACCCCCCAGTAGCCCCGACCCCCAAAGGATTCCACGTGCAGGgtttttccttctgcctggagaAATGCCCACCCataaccaactttttttttttttttttttttgtgagatggagtcttgctctgttgcccaggctggagtgcagtggcgtgatctcagctcactgcaacctccgcctcccggcttcaagcaattctcctgtctcagcctctcaggtagctgggattacaggcacgtgccaccatgccctgctaatttttgtatttttagtagaaatggggtttcgccatgttggccaggctggtctccaactcttgacctcaaatgatccgcccacctcagcctcccaaattactgatATTAAAGGCGTtagccaccgtggccagcccaTGACCAGCTTTTGGGGGCGCGGCTAGCAAGAGGCAAGACAGATTGAAAACTGGATGACCAACAAAGATATGTCTAAGAAGTCAGGATGGGGCCTGGATTTTTTGCGAAACCCGATTTTCATATCCTGTTagtttaaaaattgcaaaaacatCACGGAAATGTAACAAAAGCCATCACTGCTTTGCGTCCCTGTAAGTGAGATTTCAAAGAGAGAAACGGGTGCGGGAGGGAGTCCAGGCATCCGCATACGCTGGAGGTTGGGTTCCTGCCCATGACTCTGGCGTCCGGGAGTGGTTTgtcagggctggaggtggggaagAGTCCGGGGCATGGGAAGTGATGTGGGAGCTCGGAGGTCCCTGAGCAACAGGCTGAGGAGCCGGTTCTGTCTGCCTGGAGGGAATAGGGAGCTATAGAAGGTTCAGGAGAGGGGAGGGTGCTGTGAAAGCAGAGTGATAAAGACTGGATCCTGGCGTTGGAGGCTTCCCCTGCTTCAAGCCTTCTGGTGCTGCCCCCCAGCGGTACCTGGATGAGGCCgagagagagaagcagcagtACATGAAGGAGCTGCGGGCGTACCAGCAGTCTGAAGCCTATAAGATGTGCACGGAGAAGATCCAGGAGAAGAAGATCAAGAAAGGTGGGaggggtcgggcgcggtggctcacgcctgtcatcccagcactttgggaggccgaggcgggtgtatcacctgaggtcagaccagcctggccaacatagtgaaaccctccccctctactaaaaatacaaaaattacctgggcatggtggcgggtgcctgtaatcccagctactcgggaggctgaggcaggagaattgcttgaacccgggaggtggaggttgcagtgagccaagattgcaccattgcactctagccggggcgacagggcgagactccgtctcaaaaaaaaaaaaaaaaaagaaaaatgaaaggtgggaggggccggtgcgAGCAGTTGGGGTCCTGCTCTGTGGGGTGCGACCTCAGCCCAGGCAGGGCCTCCCTCCGTGGGGCACAGTCCCGTGGGTTGGGCGGGGGAAAGATACATAGCCAGACAGGAGTGAAGGGGGCTCACGCGGTACAGCGATGGGGGATGCCCAGACGTGGGGCACTCAGGTGGGGAGCTGGAGCCGGCTGAGCAGCGCTGACCTAGGGTGCAGGGCGTGGTCCCCGGAGGCCTGGGAGGCTGACcctgcccttcccctcccccgCCAGAAGACTCGAGCTCTGGGCTCATGAACACTCTCCTGAATGGACACAAGGTAAGCGACCTTCCTCCTCTCAAAGCACCTGGGGGAGAAAGGTCTGGAGGCTTCTAGAACCCTGAGTCAGAGCCAGTGCTCGCCCAGATGTGTGCAAGCAGGGGCGGTGCCACTGCACCGTGGGGACGCTGTTGATTGTACTCCCACCGGGGTGTCCCAGGAGACCCTCCTAGGCTTGGGGCACACCCAGAAAGAGCGTGGCTGCCTCCTACCACCAGTAAATTGCCACCTTGTCCCTTCGTCTTAGGGTGGGGACTGCGATGGCTTCTCCACCTTCGATGTTCCCATCTTCACTGAAGAGTTCTTGGACCAAAACAAAGGTGAGCGGTAACTGCGCTCCTGATGCGAACTCCGTGAAACTGGGTGGTAGAGGGGGGCGTGGGCCAGGAGGGCCCCAAGACTGCAGGAGGCGGATCGGGAGGTTCCCTATGAGCGTCCAGGCGCACCCTGTCGCTCCAGGGGCTGATGTGGAGCAGGAGGCAGAGGGCGCAGTGAGGGAAACCTGGGCAGGGGCACGTCCCGGGCAAAAGCCCGGAGGTAGGGGAGAGGGGAGGCGCAGGCTTTGACCCCGCTCCCCCCGGCGCAGCGCGTGAGGCGGAGCTTCGGCGCTTGCGGAAGATGAATGTGGCCTTCGAGGAGCAGAACGCGGTACTGCAGAGGCACACGCAGAGCATGAGCAGCGCGCGCGAGCGTCTGGAGCAGGAGCTGGCGCTGGAGGAGCGGAGGACGCTGGCGCTGCAGCAGCAGCTCCAGGCCGTGCGCCAGGCGCTCACCGCCAGCTTCGCCTCACTGCCGGTGCCGGGTGCGGGCCACGCCCATCTCCCAGTCCCGCCCCGGTCACCCGGCCCCGcccgcctccccctccccctccccctcccccctcccttgcCCCCTTCCCCTGTCGCCCGGCGCCGCCCATCAACCCGTCCCCTCTTCCCCAGTCACCCGGCCCCGCCTATCGCCCCGCCCTCATCACCCCCAGCTCCGCCTCCTCCCCGACCCCCGCACCCCTACCCCATAGCTCCGTCTGGTTCTTCCCAGACCACCCCCGAGCTCTGCTCCGCGCCCCGTTACTCGGCCGGGTCCCTGACCTCGCCCCCACCGACCGCGCCTCCCGGCCACGACCTCTCCCGACGCGTCCCCGCTTACTCGCTTCCTCCCGCAGCCCCTTTGTGCCCCTACCCTTTGCGCCCCCACCGCTCCCTACCGGCCCCACCGTCGCTGGCCCCTCTCCCTCGCCAGCCCCCGACCAGCCTGAGCACTGACCCAGCCTCCCCGCTCGCCACGCCACGTTCCCATTCACCCCACCTCCCCACGCCCCCATCACCCATCCCTCCCCGCCCCGCTGACGCCTGAGGCACCTCCACCATCCCAGTCACGTCCCACGCGACCCCAGCCCCCCGGTGTCATCCCCACCTCCCCGACCTCGTTCCCTCCGTCCGTGACTGTCCTCAGCAGACCCTGGACGCCCGCCGCTCTAGCCCCGCGTCCCCACCCTGCCCCTGTCCTCGCTATCCTCCTGCCCCGGCTTACCTTAGCCCACCCTGCGCCGCTCCTGCGCTGGCGGTGTCCGGACCTCTGAGCGCCCGCGCGACCCGCCCTGAGTCACCCCCTACCTCTGCCCCTGGAGCCCCCGCCCCGCGACTCCCCGGCATCCTCGCCTGACCTTCCCGCCTGTCCCCCAGGCACGGGCGAAACGCCCACGCTGGGCACTCTGGACTTCTACATGGCCCGGCTTCACGGAGCCATCGAGCGCGACCCCGCCCAGCACGAGAAGCTCATCGTCCGCATCAAGGAAATCCTGGCCCAGGTCGCCAGGTGTGTGCCGGGCgaggcggggcggggccggggttCAAGGCCCGGATGTGCCTGCCCTGGGGTTCCCCAGGTCCGCGAGGGCTGCTGGGTGGGACTCCGCAGCTTACTAGAGATCACCTCCCGGAGGGGTCTACCTGCGGTCGCCCCTGATGCACCAGTGCTAGGATGGCCATGGAGACCCCCGGGCCGGCGGGACCCACTCGGGGGCACCAGAACTTCCCTAAAGCTTCTCAGGGTGGATCCCAGCGCCCGGGTTAGATAGGTTCAACGCCTGTCCCCCAACCCTGGCATCTGTTGGAGCAGCTGATGGGCCATGGTCTCCGGGGTTCCCCAGGGCCGGGGTGGGGGCCAGAGATGATGAGAGCCTCATCCCGggccctcctctctcctttcagCGAGCACCTGTGAGGAGTGGGCGGGCCCACGATGCAGAGGAGAAGCTGTGGGCGCGGCCCTGCCACACCCCACACCGTGGACGAGAGGCTGGGGGTCCACCCTTTGGGGCCTGGTCCCATCCTGCACCTTGGGGGCTCCAGCCCCCCTAAAATTAAATTTCTGCAGCAGCCCTTTAGCTTTCAATCTCCCCAGCCCCCTGAGCCCAGAAAAAGCACTCGCTGCGCGATACACCCGGAAGAACCTCACAGCCGAGAGTGCCCCTCCTCGGAGGACAGCCACGCGCTACACTGGCTCTCCGGGCCACCCCCAGGACACAGGGCAGACGAAACCCACCCCCAGCACACGGCAGGACCCCCCAAATTACTCACTACGGGGGGCTGTGCCATAGGCCACACAGGAAGCTGCCTTGTGGGGACTTACCTGGGGTGTCGCCCGCATGCCTGTACCCCAGATGGGTGGGGGCCGGCTTTGCCCATCCTGCTCTCCTCCAGCCGAGGGACCCTGGTGGGGGTGGCTCCTTCTCACTGCTGGATCcggactttttaaataaaaacaagtaaaatttgtgttttaagcttGTGAGTGTGTAAGCTTGTTTGGGGTGGTGTGGAGGGTTCAGAAGGTGCATCCTGGGCCCCCCATGACATTCCCTGCTGGGGGCGCCAGGCCTGCTCTCTTTACCTCTAGCAGAGCCTCAGAGATTCTCAGATAGGGAGACAGGAGCCCAAACTTGCCGGGGTTCACAGAGCAAGTCAGTGGCTGGGCAGGTGTCTCAATCCCTCCCCTACCTAAAGTTGGGTATTGTGGGCTCAGCACACGTGGGGGACTTGAAGCACAGGGGACAGTCACAGCTGCTCAGTTCATCCTTCAACTTGTGTCCGCACGGGGGTTCAAGTCCACTTTGTAGCACAGTGACTTTGGGTGGGCCACGGTTTTGTTTATTGTGTAAAATACACAACATAAACCTTACCATTATagccattttgtttattcattagaGACgcggtctcactctgccacccaggctggagtgcagtggcccaatcatagctcactgcagccttgaactcctgggctcaagcaatcctcctgcttcagtctcccaaaccctgggattataggcatgagccaccgcgcctggccattttagccattttaaaatgcacaattcagtggcatttagtacatcaCAATTTTGTGCAATCATCACCTTTATCTAATCTCAATGCATTCTAATCACCCCCAAAGGAAGTCCTGTCCTCATCAACAGTCACTCTTATcccctccccagctcctggcaccCACAAAtccccttcctgtctctgtggattGACGTGTCCTGGATACGGGACCACACACtgtgtggccttttttttttttttttttttgagacagtcttgctccgtcacccaggctggagtgcagtggcacgatcttggctcaatgcaacctccacctccctggctcaagcgattctcctgcctcaacctcctgagtagctaggactacaggcgtgtaccaccacacccatttaattttttgtatttatagtagagacagggtatcaccgtgttaggctggtttcgaactcctgacctaggtgatctgcccgcctccgcctcccaaagtgctgggattacaggtatgagccaccgcacccggcctatatgtccttttgtatctggcttctctcactgagTGTGATTGTCCTCCAGATTTATCCACGCTGTGGCCTGTGTCAGAGCCTCATTCCTTTTGGTGGCTGAGTCATTGTCCAGTGTGTGGATGAATCCGCTGTATTGACCCATCTATCTGTCAAAGGACACTTGGTTATTTCTAGCACTTATTTGTGAGccatgctgctgtgaacattcatgtacatgttTTTGTTAGAATGcacattttccattcttttggagATACAGATTGCTGGGAGTTCTGCGTTTGGCTTGttttgtgtacgtgtgtgtgtgtgtgttgcttacTGAGAAACCTTTCCAGGGACTTCTGTGTTTAATGGCATACATAAGACATCCTAAAGAATTCGGAGAATAATCTGAACCCCAGAACctctgaatgtgaccttatttggaaatagggtcactgcaggtataattagttaagatgaagtcattgCTGGAGTAGCATAGGCCCTAAGTCCAACATGACTGCTCTCCTTATAAGAAGataaaatttggacacagacacagagaagagACAGCCAAGTGACAACAGAGGctgagattggagtgatgtatcTAGAAGCCAAGGAACATTAAGGAAGGCCACCCACAGCCAGAAGCTGTGGACGCCAGGAAGGATTCTTCCCAGGGGCTCCGAGGGCCCTGCCAACACTTTCATTGTGGGATTCTGGCCTCTGGAGCGTGAGAGGATGTTTCTGCTGTGTTATGTCTCCCTGTTTGtgatgatttgtttttgtttattttttattttttaggggtggggggggggtctcactatgttgcccaggatgatcttgaactcctggctcaagtgtcctcctgccttggcctcccaaagtgctgggattacaggtgtgagccattgtgcccacccccatcccacactgctgctgcttcttctttcttttttttttcagacagagtttcactcatgtcacccaggccggagtgcaatggcacgatctcggctcactgcaacctccacaatccaggttcaagcgattctcctgccccagcctcctgagtagctgggattacaggcgcccaccaccatgtctggctaattttttatattttagtagagatgtggtttcaccatgtcagccaggatggtcttgaactcctgacctcaggtgatccacctgccccagcctcccaaagggctgggattacaggcgtgagccaccatgcccgacagccttttttttttgagacagggtcccactatgttacctaggctggagtgcagtgtggcaatcatagctcactgcagcctcgacctcctgggctcaggtgatccccccacctggttctcgtgagtagctgggaccacaggtgcctgccatcactcctgcctatttatttatttatttatttatttatttatttatttatttttctgtgagacagagtctcgctctattgcctaggctggagtgcaatggctggatctcaggtcactgcaacctccacctcccaggttcaagcgattctccaacgtagctgggattacaggcactcgccatcacgcctggctaatttttgtattttgagtagagacggggtttcaccatgttgcccaggctgatctcaaactcctgacctcaagtgatccacccacctcagcctcccaaagtgctggagttacaggcatgagccaccatacccagtcaaTTTATTGGTATttgtgagatggggtctctgttgcccagactgggactacaggtgtgtgccaccacacccagctaattttgtattttttgtagagatggggtctcaccttgttcctcaggctggtctcaaactcctgggctcaagtgatgctcccacctcggcctcccaaagtgctgggatcacagtcaaGAGCCACCTCACCACACCCAGTTTTTGGTGCTTTGTTACAGCCGTCATGGGCGAGTCAGACAACCTGATACTGCCAACCcccctcactccccaccccagTTTCACCCTGTCCTGGCACAGGTACCACCACCTTAAATTTAGAGTTTCTAATTTCTAGGCAGGCCTGGAAAATACCATTTTGCAGcagttttttattaaaaaaaatttcagtataCAATTCAGTAGGTTTTGGTACATTCAAAAAActgtgtgggctgggcacagtggctcacgcctgtaattccagcagtttgggaggccgaggcaggcagatcacttgagaccgagagttccagaccagcctggccaacatagtgaaacctggtctctacgaaaaatacaaaaatagccggggatggtggtgcatgcctgtaattccagctacttgggagactgaggcaggtgaacccctctctctctctctctttttttttttttttttttttgaggcggagtcacGCTCTtgtctgtcccaggctggagtgcagtggcgcgatcttggctcactgcaacctccgtctcccgggttcaagtgattctcctgtctcagccttccaagtagctgggattacagg from Gorilla gorilla gorilla isolate KB3781 chromosome 20, NHGRI_mGorGor1-v2.1_pri, whole genome shotgun sequence encodes:
- the HMG20B gene encoding SWI/SNF-related matrix-associated actin-dependent regulator of chromatin subfamily E member 1-related isoform X1, giving the protein MSHGPKQPGAAAAPAGGKAPGQHGGFVMTVKQERGEGPRAGEKGSHEEEPVKKRGWPKGKKRKKILPNGPKAPVTGYVRFLNERREQIRTRHPDLPFPEITKMLGAEWSKLQPTEKQRYLDEAEREKQQYMKELRAYQQSEAYKMCTEKIQEKKIKKEDSSSGLMNTLLNGHKGGDCDGFSTFDVPIFTEEFLDQNKAREAELRRLRKMNVAFEEQNAVLQRHTQSMSSARERLEQELALEERRTLALQQQLQAVRQALTASFASLPVPGTGETPTLGTLDFYMARLHGAIERDPAQHEKLIVRIKEILAQVASEHL
- the HMG20B gene encoding SWI/SNF-related matrix-associated actin-dependent regulator of chromatin subfamily E member 1-related isoform X2, with product MSHGPKQPGAAAAPAGGKAPGQHGGFVMTVKQERGEGPRAGEKGSHEEEPVKKRGWPKGKKRKKILPNGPKAPVTGYVRFLNERREQIRTRHPDLPFPEITKMLGAEWSKLQPTEKQRYLDEAEREKQQYMKELRAYQQSEAYKMCTEKIQEKKIKKDSSSGLMNTLLNGHKGGDCDGFSTFDVPIFTEEFLDQNKAREAELRRLRKMNVAFEEQNAVLQRHTQSMSSARERLEQELALEERRTLALQQQLQAVRQALTASFASLPVPGTGETPTLGTLDFYMARLHGAIERDPAQHEKLIVRIKEILAQVASEHL